DNA sequence from the Candidatus Zixiibacteriota bacterium genome:
GGCGAGGATACTGGAAGCCGGCGTAATAAAGACGGCCGGGCTCAAAAATTTCGACGGCAAACTGAATGAGATTTTCCATCAGTTCGGCGAGATAATCAGGCAGTTTGCCCCGGACTATATCGCAGTGGAAGAATTATACTCGCATTACAGTCATCCGAAAACGGCCATAATAATGGGTCATGCGCGCGGCATTATCTTTCTTCAAGCGGCAAAAAACCAGGTGCCGATAGTCTCCTATGCTTCGACCCGTATCAAAAAGTCGCTGACCGGTAACGGTCGCGCCAGCAAGAGCCAGGTGCAGAAAATGGTTCGCTCCTCGTTTAAATTGAAAGACCAGTTCTATTCAGCTGATACCGCTGACGCTCTCGCAATCGCCCTCTGTCATCATAACGCCTTGCTCGGCTCCACGGCGGTAACTGCCAGAAGTCGGAGAAAATCCCGATGATTTCTCAAATCAGCGGAAAAATAAATCATCTTACCGAGGACGCGGTCACTCTCGAGAATGACGGCATCTATTATGAACTGATGATACCTTCGGGACTTTACAACTCTCTCAAGAGCCTGCAGGCGGAAGCTAATCCGATTACCCTGCACACCATTTATTACATCGAAGCCGGCGATATGAAAAGTTACCATTACCCCCGTCTGGTCGGATTCACCAATCTGGTTGACAAAGAATTCTTTCAGGCTTTCACGACGGTATCCGGGCTGGGGGTAAAGAAGGCGCTCAAATCTCTGACGCTTCCGATTCGCGATATAGCCACGGCCATTGAGACCAAGGATGCCGCAACGTTGACTCGCCTGCCGGGGCTGGGACGACGTCTGGCGGAAAAAGTGATTGCGGAACTCTCTGGAAAAATGGCACGTTTCGCGCTGGCGAAAGGGGAGGAGCCGCTTTCGACTCCTCAGAAAGAGAAAGAAAATTTCGTCCTGGAAGCGCTGGAGGTTTTGCTGCAACTGCAGTACCGTCGCGCCGAAGCCGAGAGTATGATTGACAAGGCAATGAAAGCCAACCCGCGGATAAATGGCACCGAAGAGCTGATAACGGCGATATTTAATCTTGAAGCGAGCCTGCGGAAAGGCGTTGCCCGATGAGCCGCGAAAGAATCATTTCGGGCGAAAGCATCTCTCCCGAAGAGGAATCATTCATCCTCTCACTGCGTCCCAAGCTTCTTAATGAGTATATTGGACAGAAGAAGTTAAAGGATAAACTTAAAGTATCGCTTGAAGCCGCCAAAAAACGCCGGGAGGCTTGCGAACATATCTTATTCTATGGCCCGCCCGGATTGGGGAAGACTACATTGGCGCATATTATCGCCAATGAGATGGGAAGCCGCCTGGTGGCGACCTCCGGTCCCTCGCTTAGTCGGACCGGCGATTTAATGGGGATTTTGACCAATCTGGGGGATGGTGATATTCTATTTATTGACGAAATCCATCGGCTCTCGCCGACCATTGAGGAGTTTATCTATCCGGCAATGGAGGATTTCAAAGTTGACTTTGTCGTCGATAAGGGCGCCTTCGCCAAAGTTATAAATATTCCCCTCAAGCATTTCACCCTTATTGGCGCCACTACTCGCGCCGGACTTCTGTCACCGCCGCTTCGCGACCGCTTTGGGCTGTATTACCATATCGATTTCTATCCGGCCGATGAACTCAAAGAAATCATTACTCGTTCGGCGCATTTGCTGGAGGTCTCTATCAGTGATGATGCCGCTGTCGAAATCTCTCGCCGCTCCCGCGGCACTCCCCGGGTCGCCAATCGTCTTCTGCGACGAGTCCGCGATTTCGCATCGGTAAAAGGTGATGGAACTATTGACCTGGCAACCGCCGGCAAAGCGCTCGACTCCGAGGGGGTCGATAATCTTGGACTCGATTCGCTTGACCGAAAATTTTTGAAAATAATTATAGATTATTATAAAGGGGGACCGGTCGGGATTGAAGCCTTAGGGGCGACTTTGAATGAAGAAATCGACACGCTGGTTGATATGGTCGAGCCGTACCTGCTGAAAATCGGTTTCCTCCAGCGCACCCGTCGCGGCCGTATGGTTTCGCAGGATGCCTGCAAACATCTGGGCGTCAAACTCGATATCGAAGACCAGGCAAATTTATTTGAAGAATAGACCGGGGGTAATTGGGGGCACTCTTATATTCCAGTCTTATAGAAGTAGGCAGTATTCTCAGTCACGATTTTGAAGACGATCCTTGAGGCTTCCTGTTCACGATTATCGTTCTCTAGGTGGTTACTTCGTGACGATTTGCACCGTTGACAAGAGACGTGTTAGGGTTAATCAACGACGGGATGGTGATGCCAAATTTCATATTCACGGTATTCTGATTTTATGTGACAACTGCCGAAACCGCAGGGGCGAATCGCCCCTACCGTGGATACGGAGTCAAAGTATAACGCCAATACGAGCAGCAGGCATCGGGTCAGCGTTGATTGAAGTTGTTCAGTTCACCGCTGAGAATGCCTCGGATTCCGGTCTCTTATCTGAATAGAAGTCCGAATCTCAAAAGCAACTTCGCCTTTGATGTAACATCAATGTCATCATTTCCCCCGCTGGGTGCGGACCAGATTCCCAGCTCTGCGGCGAAATCTGTTGTTCTTCCTATTTTGACAATGAATTCCATGGTGGAACGGAATGTCCAATAATTCGAGTTACCGATATAAGGCATATTTTTCAGAATTCCATATCCCCCACCCACTCCGGGTCGGAGACTGAATTTACCCTGACCAGTCGGTATCAAATACTTTAACATTGCGCCGACTTCCAGAAGGGTCTCGCTATCTTTATTTACATTCACATGCAGCGGTTTGAAGGTGATTACTATGGAGTGAAGGTCGGCGAATAAACCAAAATGGAGTCGTCTCTTTATCGGATAGTCCAGCAGGATACCCAGGCTTTGCCCGCTTTCTTTTTCGAATTTATCGCTGACATCCTCAACTTTGATATAACCTCCCCCGAGGATTCCGTACTTCAATCCGAAGATTCCTCTCACTCCTTCGGACCTGTCTGCCCCGGCACTGACGCCGCTGAATAGAAGCGCATGAATTACGACCAGAAGTATAAGTTTGAATCTTGACTTGCGCATGATGCCTCCCTCTGATTCCAGATTTAACGCCCGATAAATATAAGGCGGTCAATTCGAAAGTCAATCCTTAATCGTCAGCGCCATTGGTCGGTGACGACGCTATTTCCGGCTAAGCACCACAAAGATCCCCGCCAGTATCAGCGCCCCTCCCACC
Encoded proteins:
- the ruvA gene encoding Holliday junction branch migration protein RuvA → MISQISGKINHLTEDAVTLENDGIYYELMIPSGLYNSLKSLQAEANPITLHTIYYIEAGDMKSYHYPRLVGFTNLVDKEFFQAFTTVSGLGVKKALKSLTLPIRDIATAIETKDAATLTRLPGLGRRLAEKVIAELSGKMARFALAKGEEPLSTPQKEKENFVLEALEVLLQLQYRRAEAESMIDKAMKANPRINGTEELITAIFNLEASLRKGVAR
- the ruvB gene encoding Holliday junction branch migration DNA helicase RuvB gives rise to the protein MSRERIISGESISPEEESFILSLRPKLLNEYIGQKKLKDKLKVSLEAAKKRREACEHILFYGPPGLGKTTLAHIIANEMGSRLVATSGPSLSRTGDLMGILTNLGDGDILFIDEIHRLSPTIEEFIYPAMEDFKVDFVVDKGAFAKVINIPLKHFTLIGATTRAGLLSPPLRDRFGLYYHIDFYPADELKEIITRSAHLLEVSISDDAAVEISRRSRGTPRVANRLLRRVRDFASVKGDGTIDLATAGKALDSEGVDNLGLDSLDRKFLKIIIDYYKGGPVGIEALGATLNEEIDTLVDMVEPYLLKIGFLQRTRRGRMVSQDACKHLGVKLDIEDQANLFEE
- the ruvC gene encoding crossover junction endodeoxyribonuclease RuvC; its protein translation is MVIIGIDPGLHLTGYGVLESNGRAARILEAGVIKTAGLKNFDGKLNEIFHQFGEIIRQFAPDYIAVEELYSHYSHPKTAIIMGHARGIIFLQAAKNQVPIVSYASTRIKKSLTGNGRASKSQVQKMVRSSFKLKDQFYSADTADALAIALCHHNALLGSTAVTARSRRKSR